The sequence AAAGATTTTTTTAAAACCACAACAACGAAAAATCGGCTTTGTGTTTCAAGATTACGCCCTATTTCCGCATTTAAATGTGTATCAAAACATCGCCTTTGCTCACCCTAAAGATAAAAATAAAATCCACGAAGTGTTACGCTTAATGCGTTTAGAAAATCTAAGCCAGCAAAAAATTCTTCAACTCTCTGGCGGGCAAGCCCAACGAGTCGCTTTAGCAAGAGCTTTAATTGCAGCCAAGAATTTATTGCTTTTAGATGAGCCTTTAAACGCCCTAGATAGCGCCTTAAAAAACGAAGTGCAACAAGGTTTGCTTGATTTTATCAAGCGTGAAAATTTAAGCGTGTTATTGGTGAGTCATAACCCAAACGAAATAACCAAACTCGCGCAAACTTTCCTCTTTTTAAACAATGGAATTATTGATTCTAATCAAGAAAATCGGCTTTTTTCAAACCGCTTGTTGATAAAACCTCTCTTTGAAGATGAAAATTATTGCCATTATGAGGTCATTCCTCAAACGATTAGTTTGCCCAAAGATTGTCTGAATCCAACTTTTAAGCTTGATTTCAATCAAGGCAAAAAATTTTAGAAATATTTTTTCATTTTCCTCTTAAAACTCTCTTATTTTTAAACTTTATACACCCATTTCAGTGTTAGGAATAACGCTAAAGTTTTAGGAAGTCGCTCTCATAACAACCGCTAAAATCAAGCTCTTTTATGATTAGCGTTCAATGAAAACAGAGCCAATTTTTTAGTTTTTCAAAAACTTTTCTATTCTTTTGACGCTCTCTGTTTTGCCTAAAATAAAAAGTGCTTCTTTAAGGCCTATCCCGCCCCCCTTACCCAAAAGGGCCAATCTTAAAGGCTGCATAAAACTACCCGCTTTAATCTTTTCTTCTTCAATGATTTGGTGCATGGCGTTTTCTAGCGCGCTTTCATCGTTGAAATTGGTTGTATTTAATTCCAATTTAAATTTTTCTAACAAGGGCATAACGAACGCTTGATTGAGTTTTTTAAAAACCTTTTCTTCATACTCTATAGGAGCGGTTAAAACCTCATCTATTTTAAGGGCTAATTCTTTTAGGGTTTGAGATCTTTCTTTGAGGGCGTCCAACAAGCGATTTAATTGAGTGGGGTTTAAATGCGAGAGATCGCTAAAACTAAAAGGCTTTAAAAGTTTTAATAATTCTTGCGCGCTTTGGTTTTTTAAATAATGAGCGTTGAGCCAATTAAGCTTGTGCCAGCTAAAGCAACTGGGCGAAGAATTTAAATCTTTGGGGTCAAAACATTCCAATAATTCTTGCATGCTAAAAATCTCTTTATCTTGATAGCTCCACCCCAAACGCGCTAAAAAATTCACTAAAGCTTCCTTAAGATAACCCCTTTCTTGATAGTCCATCACATTAGTGGCCCCATGGCGTTTGCTTAATTTTTGCCCTTCTTCATTCAAAATCATCGGCACATGGAAAAAATTAGGGATTTTAAAATTTAAAGCCTTATAGAGAACGATTTGTTTAGAGGTGTTAGAAAGGTGATCATCGCCTCTAATCACATCAGTAATCCCCATTAAAGCGTCATCAATAGTAACCACAAAGTTATAAGTGGGGACTCCATCGCTCCTGGCGATAATAAAATCGTCTAATTCGTTAGTATTCACTTTCACTTCGCCTTTAACCCCATCATTAAAACCAATGATTTCATTTTGCGGGACTTTGATCCTTACCACAGGATCTATGCCTTTAGGGGGCGTGCCTTTAAAATCACGATAACGATTGTCATAGCGTGGGGTTTCTTTCCTGGCCTTTTGTTCTTCTCTCAAAGCGTCCAACTCATCTTTACTCATGTAGCAATAATAGGCTTTGTCTTCATCTAAGAGTTTTTGGATATATTCTTTATAAATTTCAAAGCGTCTGGATTGGTAGAGGACTTCGCCATCGTATTCTAGCCCTACCCATTTGAAAGCCTCTATAATGGCGTTAGCCGCTTCTATAGAGTTACGGCTCAAATCCGTATCTTCAATGCGTAAAAAAAATTTTCCTTGATTGGCTCGTGCAAAAAGATAATTGAAAATGGCTGTTCTTAAGCCTCCTATGTGGAGATAGCCAGTGGGCGATGGAGCGAAGCGCGTAACGATCAAACTCATTATTCTAACCTTAAAAATAAAATACTCTTATTGTATTCAAAAATGGCTTAAAAATGGTTTCACTTTTTTCTATTAAAATTAGTGTATGATTGAGATTATTTTTGATTAGGATCAACCCATGCAAAAAGCCTTATTACATTCATCATTCTTTTTACCTTTATTTTTATCTTATTGTATCGCTGAAGAAAATGGGGCGTATGCGAGCGTGGGTTTTGAATATTCCATTAGTCATGCCGTTGAGCATAATAACCCCTTTTTGAATCAAGAACGCATCCAAATCATTTCTAACGCTCAAAACCAAATCTATAAACTCAATCAAGTTAAAAATGAAATCACAAACATGCAAAACACCTTTAATTACATCAACAACGCTTTAAAAAACCATGCTAAATTAACCCCCACTGAAATGCAAGCCGAACAATACTACCTCCAATCCACCCTTCAAAACATTGAAAAAATCGTCACGCTTAGCGGTGGCGTTGCATCTAACCCTAAACTAGCCCAAGCGTTAGAAAAAATACAAGAACCCACCACTAACCCTTTAGAATTTGAAGAAAACTTAAAAAATTTAGAATTGCAATTTTCTCAATCTCAAAACCGTATGCTTTCTTCTTTATCTTCTCAAATCGCTGCAATTTCAAATTCCCTAAACGCGCTTGATCTTAACTCTTATTCTAAAAACATTTCAAGCATGTATGGGGTAACTTTGAATGTGGGTTATAAGCATTTCTTCACCAAGAAAAAAAATCAAGGGTTTCGCTATTATTTGTTCTATGACTATGGTTACACTAATTTTGGTTTTGTGGGCAACGGCTTTGATGGTTTAGGCAAAATGAATAACCACCTCTATGGGCTTGGGATAGACTATCTTTTCAATTTCATTGATAATTCGCAAAAACATTCTAGCGTGGGTTTTTATGCGGGCTTTGCTTTAGCGGGGAGTTCGTGGGTAGGGAGTGGTTTGAGCATGTGGGTGAATGAAACGGATTTTATCAACAATTACTTGACCAATTATCAAGCTAAAATGCACACGAGTTTTTTCCAGATCCCTTTGAATTTTGGGGTTCGTGTGAATGTCAATAGGCATAACGGCTTTGAAATGGGCTTGAAAATCCCTTTAGCGGTGAATTCCTTTTATGAAACGCATGGTAAAGGGCTAAACACTTCCCTCTTTTTTAAACGCCTTGTGGTGTTTAATGTGAGTTATGTTTATAGTTTTTAGGGGGGTAAATGCCTTCAAACGCTCTTTCTGTTGAAGAAATCGCTCGCCTAATCAATGTTTCTCATAACAGCGTGCATAACTGGATCAAAACCAATCTTTTAGAGAAACTAGAGATTGATTCAAAAATTTATGTGAAAATAAGCTCTTTTTTAGATTTTTGCCGCAACTATTTAGGGAAAAACAAGCTTAACAAATACGCTAACAAATCCTTAAAAAGCGCGCATAACCATCAAGAATTGATTTTAAAATACCTAAAAATATTAGAAAATAGCTCTGATTTAGAAAAGTTGGGATCTTATTATGAAGAAGAGCTTTCTAACACCACCAGAAATTTAGAAGGCATTTACTACACTCCTAATAAAATAGTAGAACAACTTTTCACTCTCCCTAAAGATTTTGATGCTTCTCAAGCGATTTTTTGCGATCCGGCTGTGGGGAGCGGGAATTTTATCATGCATGCTTTAAAACTGGGGTTTAAGGTTGAAAATATTTATGGCTATGATACGGACGCTTTTGCTATCGCTTTGACTAAAAAGCGTATTAAAGAGCGTTATCATTTAGATTGCCCTAATATTGTGCAAAAAGATTTTTTAAATTTAAAACACACCCCACAATTTGATTGCATTTTCACTAACCCGCCATGGGGTAAGAAATACAATCAAAACCAAAAAGAAAATTTCAAACAGCGATTCAACCTCTCTCAAAGCCTAGATAGTGCGTCGCTCTTTTTTATAGCGAGTTTGAATTGCTTAAAAGAAAACGCTCATTTGGGGCTATTATTACCCGAAAGTTGTTTGAATATTGATGCGTTCAGCAAAATGCGAGAAATGGCTCTGAAGTTTCAAATTAGAAGCCTTATTGATTTTAACAAGCCCTTTAAAACCCTAATGACTAAGGCTGTGGGTTTGGCGCTTAAAAAAACCCCTAACAAGGATCAAAAAATCTCATGCTTTTATCAAAATAGTGGGTTCAAACGCTCGCCCTCTTCTTTTTTAAACAACCCTAAAAAGATTTTTAATATCCATTGCTCTAGCAAAGAAAATAAAGTTTTAGACCACCTTTTTTCCCTTCCTCATATAACTTTAAAAAATAACGCTCATTTTGCTTTAGGGATTGTTACAGGCAACAACAAAGAAAAATTACACTCCAAACAAGAAAAAAATACCATTCCTATTTTTAGAGGTTCAGATATTTTAAAAGACAGATTAAAAGCCCCTAGCCAATTCATTAACGCTGATTTAAAAGACTGCCAGCAAGTCGCTCCCTTAAGCCTTTATCAGTCTAGAGAAAAAATCGTGTATAAATTCATTTCTTCAAAGCTTGTCTTTTTTTATGATAACAAGCAACGCCTTTTTTTAAATAGCGCGAACATGTTTGTTTTAAAAGAAAATTTTCCTATCAACGCTAATACGCTAAAGGAATTATTAAACAGCGATTTAATGCAATTTATTTTTGAATCGCTTTTTAAAACGCATAAAATTTTAAGAAAAGATTTGGAATGTTTGCCCCTATTTGCACAATTTATCAACAATAGTTTTGATGAAAAATTTTATTTAAAAAATTTAGGGATAGAAAAAAAAGACCCTAAACATTTTGCAATCAGGAAAAACCATGCATGTTGCTTGCCTTTTGGCTTTAGGGGATAACCTCATCACGCTCAGCCTTTTAAAAGAAATCGCTTCCAAACAACAACCCCTTAAAATCCTAGGCACTCATTTGACTTTAAAAATCGCCAGGCTTTTAGAATGCGAAAAACATTTTGAAATCATTCCTCTTTTTGAAAATGTCCCTGCTTTTTATGATCTTAAAAAACAAGGCGTTTTTTGGGCGATGAAGGATTTTTTATTGCTGTTAAAAGCGATTAAAAAGCATCAAATTAAACATTTGATTTTGGAAAAACAGGATTTTAGAAGCGCTTCTTTAGCCACATTCATTCCCATAACCACTCCCAATAAAGAGATTAAAAATGTTTATCAAAACCGCCAGGAGTTGTTTTCTCAAATTTATGGGCATGTTTTTGATCATTCTCCATACCCCATGAATTTAAAAAACCCTAAAAAGATTTTGATCAACCCTTTCACAAGATCAACAGAGCGAAGTATCCCTTTAGAGCATTTGCAAATCGTTTTAAAACTCTTAAAGCCCTTTTGCGTTACGCTTTTAGATTTTGAAGAACGATACGCTTTTTTACAAAATGAAGCCGCTCACTATCGCGCTAAAACCAGTTTAGAAGAAGTTAAAAACCTGATTTTAGAAAGCGATTTGTATATAGGGGGGGATTCGTTTTTGATCCATTTGGCTTACTATTTAAAGAAAAATTATTTTATCTTTTTTTATAGGGATAATGACGATTTCATGCCGCCTAATGGTAAGAATGAAAATTTTCTAAAAGCCCACAAAAGCCATTCTATAGAACAGGATTTAGCCAAAAAATTCCGCCATTTGGGGCTATTATAATATTGTGTTATACTTCTAATTTCAATTTTGCTTGTTAGGACATTTATGAAAAATATTAGAAATATCGCTGTAATCGCGCATGTTGATCATGGGAAAACCACTTTAGTAGATGGCTTACTTTCTCAATCTGGCACATTTAGTGAGAGGGAAAAAGTGGATGAAAGGGTGATGGATAGCAATGATTTAGAAAGAGAAAGAGGCATTACTATCCTGTCTAAAAACACCGCTATTTATTACAAAGACACTAAAATCAATATCATTGACACTCCCGGGCATGCTGATTTTGGGGGCGAAGTGGAGCGCGTTTTAAAAATGGTGGATGGGGTGTTGCTTTTAGTGGATGCGCAAGAAGGGGTCATGCCTCAAACTAAATTCGTGGTTAAAAAGGCTTTGAGTTTTGGGATTTGCCCTATTGTGGTGGTGAATAAAATTGATAAGCCCGCCGCTGAGCCGGATAGAGTGGTGGATGAAGTTTTTGACTTGTTCGTAGCGATGGGGGCTAGCGATAAGCAATTGGATTTCCCTGTGGTGTATGCCGCCGCACGAGATGGCTATGCGATGAAAAGTTTAGACGATGAAAAGAAAAATTTAGAGCCTTTGTTTGAAACGATTTTAGAGCATGTGCCAAGCCCTAGCGGGAGCATTGATGAGCCTTTGCAAATGCAAATTTTCACGCTTGATTATGACAATTATGTGGGCAAAATCGGTATCGCTAGGGTGTTTAATGGCTCGGTTAAAAAGAATG is a genomic window of Helicobacter pylori oki112 containing:
- a CDS encoding class I SAM-dependent methyltransferase, producing MPSNALSVEEIARLINVSHNSVHNWIKTNLLEKLEIDSKIYVKISSFLDFCRNYLGKNKLNKYANKSLKSAHNHQELILKYLKILENSSDLEKLGSYYEEELSNTTRNLEGIYYTPNKIVEQLFTLPKDFDASQAIFCDPAVGSGNFIMHALKLGFKVENIYGYDTDAFAIALTKKRIKERYHLDCPNIVQKDFLNLKHTPQFDCIFTNPPWGKKYNQNQKENFKQRFNLSQSLDSASLFFIASLNCLKENAHLGLLLPESCLNIDAFSKMREMALKFQIRSLIDFNKPFKTLMTKAVGLALKKTPNKDQKISCFYQNSGFKRSPSSFLNNPKKIFNIHCSSKENKVLDHLFSLPHITLKNNAHFALGIVTGNNKEKLHSKQEKNTIPIFRGSDILKDRLKAPSQFINADLKDCQQVAPLSLYQSREKIVYKFISSKLVFFYDNKQRLFLNSANMFVLKENFPINANTLKELLNSDLMQFIFESLFKTHKILRKDLECLPLFAQFINNSFDEKFYLKNLGIEKKDPKHFAIRKNHACCLPFGFRG
- a CDS encoding ATP-binding cassette domain-containing protein: MIKVRFKKHLLGSRGAFDLNIDLEIKEAEVVALLGESGAGKSTILRILAGLEAVDSGYIEVNHSVWLDTQKKIFLKPQQRKIGFVFQDYALFPHLNVYQNIAFAHPKDKNKIHEVLRLMRLENLSQQKILQLSGGQAQRVALARALIAAKNLLLLDEPLNALDSALKNEVQQGLLDFIKRENLSVLLVSHNPNEITKLAQTFLFLNNGIIDSNQENRLFSNRLLIKPLFEDENYCHYEVIPQTISLPKDCLNPTFKLDFNQGKKF
- the hopJ gene encoding Hop family outer membrane protein HopJ/HopK encodes the protein MQKALLHSSFFLPLFLSYCIAEENGAYASVGFEYSISHAVEHNNPFLNQERIQIISNAQNQIYKLNQVKNEITNMQNTFNYINNALKNHAKLTPTEMQAEQYYLQSTLQNIEKIVTLSGGVASNPKLAQALEKIQEPTTNPLEFEENLKNLELQFSQSQNRMLSSLSSQIAAISNSLNALDLNSYSKNISSMYGVTLNVGYKHFFTKKKNQGFRYYLFYDYGYTNFGFVGNGFDGLGKMNNHLYGLGIDYLFNFIDNSQKHSSVGFYAGFALAGSSWVGSGLSMWVNETDFINNYLTNYQAKMHTSFFQIPLNFGVRVNVNRHNGFEMGLKIPLAVNSFYETHGKGLNTSLFFKRLVVFNVSYVYSF
- the gltX gene encoding glutamate--tRNA ligase is translated as MSLIVTRFAPSPTGYLHIGGLRTAIFNYLFARANQGKFFLRIEDTDLSRNSIEAANAIIEAFKWVGLEYDGEVLYQSRRFEIYKEYIQKLLDEDKAYYCYMSKDELDALREEQKARKETPRYDNRYRDFKGTPPKGIDPVVRIKVPQNEIIGFNDGVKGEVKVNTNELDDFIIARSDGVPTYNFVVTIDDALMGITDVIRGDDHLSNTSKQIVLYKALNFKIPNFFHVPMILNEEGQKLSKRHGATNVMDYQERGYLKEALVNFLARLGWSYQDKEIFSMQELLECFDPKDLNSSPSCFSWHKLNWLNAHYLKNQSAQELLKLLKPFSFSDLSHLNPTQLNRLLDALKERSQTLKELALKIDEVLTAPIEYEEKVFKKLNQAFVMPLLEKFKLELNTTNFNDESALENAMHQIIEEEKIKAGSFMQPLRLALLGKGGGIGLKEALFILGKTESVKRIEKFLKN
- a CDS encoding glycosyltransferase family 9 protein produces the protein MHVACLLALGDNLITLSLLKEIASKQQPLKILGTHLTLKIARLLECEKHFEIIPLFENVPAFYDLKKQGVFWAMKDFLLLLKAIKKHQIKHLILEKQDFRSASLATFIPITTPNKEIKNVYQNRQELFSQIYGHVFDHSPYPMNLKNPKKILINPFTRSTERSIPLEHLQIVLKLLKPFCVTLLDFEERYAFLQNEAAHYRAKTSLEEVKNLILESDLYIGGDSFLIHLAYYLKKNYFIFFYRDNDDFMPPNGKNENFLKAHKSHSIEQDLAKKFRHLGLL